In the Drosophila takahashii strain IR98-3 E-12201 chromosome 3R, DtakHiC1v2, whole genome shotgun sequence genome, one interval contains:
- the LOC123002379 gene encoding uro-adherence factor A isoform X8: MTTAASLPRVPEGLRDLMKVYTKEVLREKPADLYGFSANFFNVIVGEKSQKMVRKYEPVQTYETIMKNRVRQQVPLSLVFNIIPETLTDLIKQFIKAVLREKPENIYIFAQEYFQRMSKEKEKSGRIEYTKYSTYEKSLKDKENVTPGSKVTCECGRILSGKAKDVENRYTDTKLAEADQRTFSSRITYLQSVVIIQRQIRRFLKERKIVRDKDKCNSVEYVAAILLIQRQVRRFLAKKRVEKLKNSRDVREAKGKFNTGDYMKAVVVIQRHYRIYLKKKQERNRLKSDPVSLATAAIIIQRAFRRMVARHRAKRNASSAADQAEELNDNASETGSYTSVSTALLSTESTELGMATYEERVHQKIIHEDEEVENKNVDAGLEKEYSAETIKGQEKSMNLRKSEILSGALIENMIRKPSLENIKDFHNESKDLGEEMDIEVDEKKTSQDLEPEIKSNKSSLELETVAKAELKTKKDNEELESEFSTKNASLDVESSTQDEPKTEHTSEDIEPKNDDKVKTENFGTKSIKEENGDSEFQNIIEKRESDDGKEHDEDVQNDEKEDANILDNDKIIKSKNELTETSIKKEVTPMVSIEIEHVDDLLEDSIPTHHDSNDDSAKDSTNGDSTAQESKYMSNVEIYSLTTVLVNHNREIREQESPVEPLDDKNLEISADTLVQTQTEENHSSVEDENETTPKSREKRSIEDKEMVQSNLENQESLITEDISLTNESNANLKPINHDEIQKGNEQKLKVDGSLDTIPAMEDISKTQSDTKGEIRSTSSEEKIIKEASIPEITSDKDPKIEDPITEDKEMIKTSISVTKDEPLDPNITNIAEKSDLPKLQMKSESIDDLELNKRDSELIIHAGTDPLKENGENSMEILHHANEKVPTDDATEETDSILKLLQQDTIPIRSESLMTEEMVPSEGEVPNDDSHNFDVFTEGIDLKNKKNVSSPSNSKEFSDEQPIKDINDSMGESIVQEQHLLVEDPSGTSVEREFEGVDAQSDTKEENKTNATELQQNIETSIEDAVTDGKVSTEKLESSRVKGQHSDKETLPINSEPENDINLKSENSPVKFDKISSEESESLHAKEQQSENETLPINSQTRKDVDPNLENEADELDQILTKEPKSSSAEVEQSNNETLPINSVPKTDINPSLEVESAKLDKILTEESEILRAEDQQSENDILPINSEPKKDETLNLEDEAVELVKILTEKPESSQADNQQSENKTFPIDSEPEHAKEMNTAGKTEISTNESERSRNVTEQWDEEGFPIKPESVQVEDGKLPNESSEANGVRPEDSEVRVLHTNDKTQNSLDETTVGTEKILPTSLEKSSSSALGETSKSEKELLEYPTNSNSKEISMGDTAIAVMESSAESKNESITAQTNKEESKDILTEDSSGEESTVPPTAEPDKDNYDSESITKTATSKSTEVESEESVDHTKLESDLEKDIKDEGHTGAHLERDSSEHPTKTSATDTLHLEQKEDSTDFGSTSAVVEDKDNAESTPKSDSPVPLNTEQKNSSLLVSNQLIGTQNLPTNHIEIEKNTKKLSNPIVKDKDIGTLTSGRLVPTPIAELQLKSFKTPNDDGAWYDIYVEPKVASDKDLESIPTSVQSKKSDTDEQTAEVVEEPIIIAERVPSYYTPKEIIEPTIPKAKNSVSFFVSFDSDDGNPKYKIPKKFRDQSKTDNNKKAVNNEDIPSESDVDSNEEEIEVIEVSEGDPEYQQTGGSKLQTILELDNESEQPTEFSNQRTALELNGPVDTVEDNREETKSTKSNSEKFEAAYKTDILTITRSVLIIERAYRQFMSRHSLKSETNKESNFTKQNQAAKIIQKWLRNSLRIKSIKVSSDISQKSKESSAAKKIQRAYRKYVEKSKEIKSANGLLPQERTKEEKMAALVIQKAFREYSQRKYDNLNKIQSSDDTELEQNKAAQKIQRAYRRYLKLSDKSEPQEVENPVQGNSSLTYSSKLTDKPEEIDDLMTKELKALTQSSISIDTLKSTINPEILNDLKTDELQNAEPVEETVSNPIQISILADEPKRIKELKSDEFQELENLSKVSSSPIHLSKSLDESENITKKLSEEKKETPVEAISKQILTSKSADELEMINDVEKGGEANTTSVQDKTEIIEHKDELITNHPLKDQLERKFSAALIIQRAFRQYMERKKLENFDESSLDSITSSRITAIETSNYPTAGTTPSESLVPEAAEDPGEDASKIQPKSEWFVGSTRIIPSQEVVEKPLGVATDPDPDAITSKTELDTSTQVESVETQFQNR, from the exons ATGACAACGGCTGCCAGTTTACCAAGGGTTCCCGAGGGTTTGCGGGACCTAATGAAGGTCTACACCAAGGAGGTGTTACGTGAAAAGCCGGCCGACTTGTATGGATTTTCGGCCAATTTTTTCAACGTGATTGTTGGTGAAAAATCACAGAAAATGGTGCGAAAATACGAGCCGGTGCAAACTTATGAAACCATCATGAAAAACCGAGTTCGCCAGCAGGTTCCCCTCTCGCTGGTGTTCAATATAATCCCAGAAACACTGACCGATCTAATAAAGCAATTTATAAAGGCGGTTCTAAGGGAGAAACccgaaaatatttacatattcgCACAGGAGTACTTTCAAAGGATGTccaaggaaaaggaaaagtcgGGACGAATTGAGTACACCAAATATTCGACGTACGAAAAGTCATTGAAGGACAAAGAAAACGTAACTCCCGGATCGAAGGTAACCTGCGAATGTGGACGAATACTGAGTGGGAAAGCCAAGGATGTGGAAAACAGATACACAGATACCAAATTAGCTGAGGCTGACCAGAGAACATTTTCCAGCAGAATTACCTATTTGCAATCAGTTGTCATAATTCAAAGACAAATTCGCCGATTTCTCAAGGAACGGAAAATAGTTCGCGATAAGGACAAATGCAATAGCGTGGAATATGTGGCAGCAATTCTGCTGATTCAACGCCAAGTGCGTCGCTTTTTGGCCAAGAAGCGAGTGGAGAAACTTAAAAATTCACGTGACGTCCGAGAAGCGAAGGGTAAATTTAACACCGGCGACTACATGAAAGCCGTTGTCGTCATTCAGCGGCATTATCGCATATATTTGAAAAAGAAGCAGGAGCGTAATCGATTGAAAAGCGACCCAGTATCCTTAGCAACAGCCGCCATCATAATCCAGAGGGCCTTCAGAAGGATGGTGGCCCGACATAGGGCCAAAAGGAATGCTTCCTCAGCCGCCGATCAAGCCGAGGAACTCAACGACAATGCCTCCGAGACTGGGTCCTATACATCCGTCTCCACTGCCCTCCTTTCCACGGAATCCACTGAGCTGGGAATGGCCACTTACGAGGAACGagtccatcagaaaataattcacGAGGACGAGGAAGTGGAGAACAAAAACGTTGATGCCGGCCTTGAGAAGGAGTATTCAGCGGAAACCATTAAAGGCCAAGAAAAATCGATGAATCTACGGAAAAGCG AAATTCTTAGCGGTGCTTTAATCGAAAACATGATTCGCAAACCAAGCTTGGAAAATATTAAGGATTTTCACAACGAATCAAAAGATTTGGGTGAAGAAATGGATATCGAAGTggatgaaaaaaaaactagtcAAGATCTTGAACCTGAAATTAAAAGTAACAAATCAAGCCTAGAACTTGAAACTGTAGCTAAAGCcgaactaaaaactaaaaaggaCAATGAAGAACTGGAGTCGGAATTTTCGACCAAAAATGCCAGCTTGGATGTAGAATCAAGTACCCAAGATGAGCCCAAAACAGAACACACTTCAGAAGATATAGAACCCAAAAATGATGATAaagtaaaaacagaaaactttggcacaaaatcaattaaagaAGAAAATGGTGACAgtgaatttcaaaatattattgagAAAAGAGAAAGTGATGATGGGAAGGAACATGATGAGGATGTGCAAAATGACGAAAAAGAAGACGCTAACATTTTAGACAatgacaaaattataaaatctaaaaacgaATTAACAGAAAcatcaattaaaaaagaagTTACTCCAATGGTTTCGATAGAAATTGAGCATGTAGACGATCTTTTAGAAGATTCTATACCAACTCACCACGATTCTAATG atGATTCAGCTAAGGATTCAACGAATGGCGACTCAACGGCTCAAGAATCTAAATATATGAGCAACGTAGAAATATATAGTTTGACAACGGTTTTAGTCAATCATAATCGAGAAATTCGTGAGCAAG agTCTCCTGTTGAACCTTTGGACGataaaaatttggaaatatctGCTGACACTCTAGTGCAAACTCAAACTGAAGAAAACCACTCATCAGTTGAagatgaaaatgaaacaaCTCCAAAGAGTAGAGAAAAAAGAAGCATAGAAGATAAAGAGATGGTTCAATCAAATTTGGAGAACCAGGAATCATTGATCACAGAAGATATCAGTCTCACTAACGAAAGTAATGCAAACTTAAAACCAATTAATCATGATGAAATTCAAAAAGGGAatgaacaaaaattgaaagtaGATGGATCACTGGACACTATACCAGCAATGGAAGATATTTCTAAAACCCAGTCGGATACAAAAGGTGAAATAAGGTCGACAAGCTCAGAAGAGAAAATTATAAAGGAAGCATCAATTCCAGAAATCACTTCGGATAAGGATCCCAAAATAG AAGATCCCATCACTGAGGACAAAGAAATGATAAAGACATCTATTAGTGTAACCAAAGATGAACCGCTAGATCctaatattacaaatattgcAGAGAAATCTGATTTGCCAA AGCTTCAGATGAAAAGTGAATCAATTGATGACCTAGAACTAAATAAAAGAGACAGCGAACTAATAATTCATGCCGGAACTGATCCTTTGAAAGAAAATGGTGAAAACAGTATGGAAATATTGCACCATGCAAATG AAAAAGTCCCAACTGATGATGCAACAGAAGAAACAGATAGTATCCTGAAACTATTACAACAAGACACCATACCAATAAGATCTGAAAGTTTAATGACTGAAGAAATGGTCCCATCTGAAGGCGAAGTGCCCAATGATGACTCCCATAATTTTGATGTCTTTACTGAAGgcattgatttaaaaaacaagaaaaatgtatCCAGCCCTTCAAATTCAAAGGAATTTAGTG atgAGCAGCCTATTAAAGATATAAATGACAGTATGGGAGAGAGTATAGTACAAGAAC AACATCTTTTAGTGGAAGATCCATCGGGCACATCAGTGGAACGCGAATTTGAAG gaGTTGATGCCCAAAGTGATACAAAGGAAGAGAATAAGACCAACGCAACTGAGCTCCAACAGAATATAGAAACTAGTATAGAAGACGCTGTCACTGATG gTAAGGTGTCAACCGAGAAACTAGAAAGTTCACGAGTGAAAGGCCAACATTCCGATAAAGAAACTTTACCAATAAATTCCGAACCAGAGAATGatataaatttgaaatcaGAAAATTCACCGGTcaaatttgataaaatatcatcTGAAGAATCAGAAAGTTTACATGCTAAAGAGCAACAATCCGAAAATGAAACTTTACCAATCAACTCCCAGACGAGGAAAGATGTAGATCCTAATTTAGAGAACGAAGCTGACGAATTAGATCAAATATTAACTAAAGAACCAAAAAGTTCAAGCGCTGAAGTCGAACAATCCAATAATGAAACTTTACCAATCAACTCTGTACCAAAAACGGATATAAATCCTAGTTTAGAGGTTGAATCTGCCAAATTAGATAAAATTTTAACTGAAGAATCAGAAATATTACGAGCTGAAGACCAACAATctgaaaatgatattttaccAATCAACTCTGAACCAAAGAAAGATGAAACTCTTAATTTAGAGGACGAAGCTGTAGAACtagttaaaatattaactgaAAAACCAGAAAGTTCACAAGCTGATAACcaacaatcggaaaataaaactttccctATCGACTCAGAGCCTGAGCACGCTAAAGAAATGAATACTGCAGGTAAAACTGAAATATCAACTAACGAATCGGAAAGATCCCGAAATGTAACTGAACAATGGGATGAAGAAGGTTTTCCAATCAAACCTGAATCTGTGCAAGTTGAAGATGGAAAATTGCCTAATGAATCTTCAGAAGCAAATGGTGTCCGTCCCGAGGACTCAGAAG TCCGAGTATTACACACAAACgacaaaactcaaaattctctTGATGAAACAACTGTTGGCACGG aaaaaatattgccGACCTCACTAGAAAAGAGCTCATCAAGTGCATTAGGAGAAACTTCAAAAAGTGAGAAGGAGCTTCTTGAATATCCAACAAATAGTAACAGTAAAGAAATATCTATGGGAGACACTGCCATTGCAGTTA TGGAATCGTCTGCTGAAAGTAAGAACGAATCCATAACTGCCCAAACAAATAAAGAAGAATCGAAAGACATACTAACTGAAGATAGTTCTGGCGAGGAATCTACAGTACCACCTACTGCTGAACCTGATAAAGACA ATTATGATTCTGAATCCATAACTAAGACCGCTACGAGCAAAAGTACAGAAGTTGAAAGTGAAGAAAGTGTGGATCATACAA AACTGGAATCTGATTTGGAGAAAGATATTAAGGACGAAGGACACACAGGAGCCCATCTTGAAAGAGATTCTTCTGAACATCCAACTAAAACTAGTGCAACTGATACTTTACACCTAGAGCAAAAAGAAGACTCTACAGATTTTGGAAGCACATCTGCCGTAGTCGAGGATAAGGACA ATGCAGAATCAACACCCAAAAGCGACTCACCGGTTCCTTTAAATACCGAA caGAAAAACTCTTCATTGCTTGTATCTAATCAATTAATTGGCACCCAAAATTTACCTACTAACCATATTGAGATTGAAAAGAACACCAAGAAGTTATCTAACCCCATTGTAAAAGATAAAGATATTGGCACCTTAACGTCGGGGCGTCTCGTACCCACACCCATTGCTGAGTTGCAGCTCAAGTCATTCAAAACTCCCAACGACGATGGCGCCTGGTATGATATTTATGTGGAGCCCAAGGTGGCTTCTGATAAAGATTTGGAATCCATTCCAACATCAGTTCAATCCAAGAAATCTGACACGGACGAACAAACAGCTGAAGTTGTAGAGGAACCCATTATTATCGCAGAAAGAGTTCCAAGTTACTATACTCCCAAGGAAATCATAGAACCCACAATACCGAAAGCTAAGAACTctgtttcattttttgtttcctTTGATTCCGATGATGGAAACCCCAAAtacaaaattccaaaaaagttTAGAGATCAATCAAAAAcagataataataaaaaggcGGTAAATAACGAAGATATCCCATCCGAATCGGATGTTGATTCCAACGAAGAGGAAATTGAGGTTATTGAAGTTTCTGAGGGCGATCCAGAGTACCAGCAGACCGGTGGCTCCAAATTACAAACCATATTGGAACTGGATAATGAAAGTGAGCAGCCCACTGAATTCAGTAATCAAAGAACGGCTTTGGAACTAAATGGACCTGTCGATACAGTCGAAGATAATCGAGAAGAAACAAAGTCAACAAAAAGTAATAGTGAGAAATTTGAAGCAGCCTATAAAACCGACATATTAACTATTACAAGATCTGTGCTCATCATAGAAAGAGCATACCGACAATTCATGAGTAGACATTCCTTAAAAAGTGAAACGAACAAAGAATCGAATTTTACAAAGCAAAATCAGGCagctaaaataatacaaaagtgGCTTAGGAACTCTCTAAGGATAAAGTCTATAAAAGTTTCCTCAGATATCTCCCAAAAATCTAAAGAAAGTAGTGCTGCTAAGAAAATTCAAAGGGCCTATCGAAAATATGTTGAAAAATCTAAGGAAATAAAATCTGCAAATGGACTTCTGCCGCAAGAAAGAactaaagaagaaaaaatggcTGCACTTGTTATACAAAAGGCATTTAGGGAATATTCTCAGAGaaaatatgataatttaaataaaatacaatcaTCAGATGATACAGAACTTGAGCAAAATAAAGCTGCTCAAAAAATTCAAAGGGCTTACAGAAGGTATCTTAAATTATCCGATAAGTCCGAGCCACAAGAAGTTGAAAATCCAGTGCAAGGAAACTCTAGTCTAACTTATTCGTCAAAGCTAACCGATAAACCAGAAGAAATTGATGATTTAATGACTAAAGAACTAAAGGCCTTGACCCAAAGTTCGATCTCAATTGATACTCTGAAATCAACCATTAACccagaaattttaaatgatctAAAGACAGATGAACTTCAAAATGCTGAGCCAGTTGAGGAAACCGTTTCAAACCCAATTCAAATTTCAATCCTAGCTGATGAACCAAAAAGAATAAAAGAGTTAAAATCGGATGAGTTTCAAGAATTGGAGAATCTTTCGAAGGTCAGTTCGAGTCCaattcatttgtcaaaatcttTAGATGAATCAGAAAATATTACTAAAAAGCTGTCTGAAGAGAAAAAGGAAACTCCTGTGGAAgctatttcaaaacaaattcttACATCGAAATCAGCTGATGAGCTTGAAATGATAAACGATGTAGAGAAAGGTGGGGAAGCAAATACAACTTCGGTTCAGGATAAGACCGAAATAATTGAACATAAAGATGAACTTATTACAAATCATCCATTAAAGGATCAACTTGAAAGAAAGTTTAGTGCTGCTCTAATAATACAAAGAGCTTTCAGACAATATATGGAAAGAAAAAAGCTTGAAAATTTTGATGAGAGCTCCTTAGACTCCATTACCAGCTCACGAATAACGGCCATAGAAACCTCCAATTATCCAACTGCAGGCACCACACCATCAGAAAGTTTGGTTCCAGAAGCCGCCGAAGATCCAGGCGAAGATGCGTCGAAGATCCAACCAAAGTCCGAATGGTTTGTGGGGTCAACTCGTATAATACCAAGCCAGGAAGTCGTTGAGAAACCTCTTGGGGTGGCAACCGATCCGGATCCAGATGCAATCACAAGTAAAACTGAGCTCGACACCAGCACGCAAGTAGAATCAGTTGAAACA CAGTTCCAAAATCGATGA